A genome region from Hevea brasiliensis isolate MT/VB/25A 57/8 chromosome 9, ASM3005281v1, whole genome shotgun sequence includes the following:
- the LOC110668494 gene encoding LEAF RUST 10 DISEASE-RESISTANCE LOCUS RECEPTOR-LIKE PROTEIN KINASE-like 1.5 produces MPQPPSPLSSAVFFLLLVFSLNAILAGGQACAFKPEAFSRSSCPPFPSAPPFPFSISPGCGHPSFQLKCSSPYSIISINNLSFYLIRFEPNSSSLTLSPQTHSFTPTKTSTQTNCSSLSIPAQSINLSGSPFRFSDSDCARLSVVRSCSFPNLPNCSHCPWECKLIKNPAQLLHGCGSTHRPLSGQGCQYDILGFLDKLLTIGLQVEYDEFQDSYFSNCRDCKSKNGVCGFNSSDPEKRFLCFQPRSRFSPPWIREDDANRIAILCSIFTVLCLLLVILVVAAIYRSRRLRSLATQEDPTTLFLHRYRSASLLPPVFTYEELESSTNRFDPKRKIGDGGFGSVFLGHLYDGRIVAVKYLHKQHNAAAASRAFSTKSFCNEILILSSIDHPNLVKLHGYCSDPRGLLLVYDYVPNGTLADHLHGPKSLRRKASLTWQVRIDIALQTALALEYLHFAVQPAVVHRDITSSNIFVEKDMRIKVGDFGLSRLLVFPETSSSSSGYVWTGPQGTPGYLDPDYHRSFRLTEKSDVYSFGVVLLELISGLKAVDQSRDKREMALADLVVSKIQMGQLHQVVDPVLAVEGEGNESVYAVAELAFRCVAADKDDRPDSREVVEELKRVRSRTRGFGGSNDLGEVAKG; encoded by the coding sequence ATGCCTCAACCACCCTCACCCCTTTCCTCCGCTGTCTTTTTCCTACTCCTAGTGTTTTCTCTGAATGCCATTTTAGCTGGTGGTCAAGCTTGTGCTTTCAAACCTGAAGCATTTTCCAGATCTTCTTGTCCTCCATTCCCATCTGCTCCTCCTTTTCCCTTCTCTATATCGCCCGGTTGTGGTCACCCTTCCTTCCAACTGAAATGCTCTTCCCCTTACTCCATCATCTCCATTAACAATCTTTCTTTCTATCTCATACGCTTCGAACCTAACTCTTCttctctcactctctctccccAAACCCACTCCTTTACACCCACCAAAACATCGACTCAAACCAACTGTTCTTCTCTTTCCATTCCTGCCCAATCCATCAATCTCTCTGGTTCGCCATTTCGATTTTCTGACTCTGACTGCGCTCGCCTCTCTGTTGTTCGCTCTTGTTCCTTCCCAAATCTCCCCAATTGCAGTCATTGTCCCTGGGAATGCAAGCTCATCAAGAACCCCGCTCAACTCCTCCATGGTTGTGGATCTACTCACCGCCCTCTCTCCGGGCAGGGCTGTCAATATGACATTCTAGGCTTTCTTGACAAGTTGTTAACGATTGGTCTCCAGGTTGAGTATGATGAATTTCAAGATTCTTACTTCTCAAACTGCAGAGACTGCAAATCCAAGAATGGAGTTTGCGGCTTCAATTCGTCAGACCCAGAAAAGCGATTCCTCTGTTTTCAGCCTAGATCTCGCTTCTCACCTCCTTGGATTCGCGAAGATGATGCTAATCGAATTGCCATTTTGTGTTCAATCTTCACAGTACTGTGTTTACTACTCGTCATTTTGGTTGTTGCAGCGATTTACAGGTCCAGGCGCTTGAGATCGTTAGCAACACAAGAAGACCCAACAACACTATTCCTTCACCGCTACCGCTCTGCTAGTCTGCTTCCTCCCGTATTCACCTACGAGGAGCTGGAATCCTCCACCAACCGCTTCGACCCAAAGCGCAAAATTGGTGATGGTGGTTTCGGGTCCGTATTCTTGGGCCATCTCTACGATGGTCGAATCGTTGCTGTTAAATACCTGCACAAACAACACAATGCCGCCGCCGCTAGCAGAGCATTCTCTACCAAGTCATTCTGCAATGAAATCCTGATATTATCTTCAATAGATCACCCAAATCTCGTTAAGCTTCACGGATACTGCAGCGACCCGAGAGGGTTACTTCTAGTATACGACTATGTCCCTAATGGCACTCTAGCCGACCACCTCCATGGCCCGAAGAGCTTGCGCCGCAAAGCGTCTTTAACATGGCAAGTGAGGATTGATATTGCATTGCAAACGGCTCTAGCTCTGGAGTACTTGCATTTCGCGGTTCAGCCGGCGGTTGTTCACAGAGATATAACATCGTCAAACATTTTTGTTGAGAAAGATATGAGAATCAAAGTCGGGGACTTTGGACTCTCAAGGCTCCTGGTTTTCCCGGAAACGTCATCGTCTTCATCTGGGTATGTATGGACCGGACCTCAGGGCACGCCCGGGTACTTGGACCCGGATTACCACCGGTCCTTCAGGTTGACAGAGAAGAGCGACGTGTACAGTTTCGGAGTGGTGTTATTAGAGCTAATTTCAGGGTTGAAAGCGGTGGATCAGAGCAGAGACAAGAGAGAAATGGCGTTGGCTGATCTAGTAGTATCCAAGATCCAAATGGGTCAGCTCCATCAGGTAGTGGACCCAGTATTGGCTGTGGAGGGGGAGGGGAATGAGAGCGTATATGCGGTGGCGGAGCTGGCATTCCGATGCGTGGCGGCGGATAAGGATGATAGGCCGGATTCGAGGGAGGTGGTGGAGGAGCTGAAGCGGGTCCGGAGCCGCACGCGTGGGTTTGGCGGGTCAAATGACTTGGGTGAGGTGGCAAAGGGGTGA
- the LOC110668464 gene encoding uncharacterized protein LOC110668464 produces MEFFHNAKAVRLRSHHNKYLLADEDEESVSQDRNGSSKSTRWTVESVLGSDTIIRLKSCYGKYLTASNQPFLLGMTGRKVLQTLPRRLDSSVDWEPIRDGTQVKLKTRYGNFLRANGGLPPWRNSVTHDIPHRTATQDWVLWDVDIVDIQVRSSRQEKSEPQPIPHSDSLDFDPSSPSSVSIKSGTFSRQESTESNVSSPPKSEGRTIYYHLADESGDVDDDIVEAYSLHFKGNGVDGLTQKLREETGLQDIIVCSRSPLNGKLYPLRLQLPPNNADMHVVVIESSSKVAKDFANQGVAL; encoded by the exons ATGGAGTTCTTCCACAACGCCAAGGCCGTGCGTCTCCGTAGCCACCACAACAAGTACCTCCTAGCTGACGAAGATGAGGAATCTGTCTCCCAAGACCGAAACGGATCCTCCAAGAGCACTAGATGGACTGTGGAGTCCGTCCTTGGATCCGACACCATAATCCGCCTTAAGTCTTGCTATGGTAAGTACCTCACCGCTTCTAACCAGCCTTTTCTTCTTGGCATGACTGGTCGCAAGGTCCTTCAGACTTTGCCCAGGAGGCTTGATTCCTCCGTCGACTGGGAACCCATCAGGGATGGGACTCAGGTTAAGCTCAAGACCCGGTATGGAAACTTCTTGAGAGCCAACGGGGGACTCCCGCCTTGGAGAAATTCGGTGACTCATGATATTCCTCATAGAACTGCTACTCAAGATTGGGTTCTTTGGGACGTTGATATTGTTGATATTCAAGTCAGGTCTTCGCGTCAAGAGAAGTCGGAGCCGCAACCCATCCCTCATTCAGATTCTTTGGATTTCGATCCCAGTTCGCCCTCTTCGGTCTCTATCAAATCTGGCACTTTTTCGAGACAAGAG TCGACTGAATCTAATGTGAGTTCGCCTCCTAAATCTGAGGGAAGAACTATATACTACCACCTGGCGGATGAGAGTGGGGATGTAGATGATGATATTGTGGAGGCTTATTCATTGCATTTTAAGGGAAATGGCGTTGATGGGTTGACTCAGAAATTAAGGGAAGAGACGGGTCTTCAGGATATTATTGTCTGTTCTCGTAGTCCTTTGAATGGAAAGCTTTATCCACTTCGATTGCAGCTTCCTCCAAACAATGCCGATATGCATGTCGTCGTAATTGAGTCATCGTccaaag TGGCCAAAGATTTTGCAAACCAAGGAGTCGCATTATGA